Part of the Elgaria multicarinata webbii isolate HBS135686 ecotype San Diego chromosome 5, rElgMul1.1.pri, whole genome shotgun sequence genome, CACTGGGACTTCACTTAGTTAagactaacttgttccattggttTTCATGCCACCAATCCTATGTGTAttaacttagaagtaagtcccagtgagttcagtggggtttactcccaaatacgtgtgcataggattgtagcctctgcAAGCCTAATCCCCTTTACCAGGAAGCAAGccacactgaacacagtgggaatttCTTCTGAGAACACATGCCTAGGAGTGTTCTCTGAGTTGACACACACTTTGGCTGGCTTAGAGCCAACTATTGTAATGTATAAAGCAGTGAAATGAATTCAATATGCCAAAAGTACCATTTCCATTGTAAGTGTATGAATTGGGTAATTGTACTTATTTGTTTTCTGATAACAATTACTTGCAGCACAGGGGTGGTGGGGGCCTAAACAATAGTGCTACATTTTGTATATTACAaaacactgatttatttattttcatatggGGAGAGTCATCTGACACACAACATTTTTAAACAGGTAATGTTAGCGTATAAAGCAGTCCTTAATGTTCTACTCTCCCCACCAAGACTTTACAGAATCAGCAACTGTTTTCGAGAAAGGAGCAGAGGGATTGTGGCATTTGTGAAGGATGGGGACATTTCTGACTATAATGTAGAAAGATCTTTGGGGGATAAAATATGCTACATCCCATATAGTTCACTATGATATCTCTATGCGCTCAAAGTTTGCAATTTATGCAGGCTGCACAGTAACCAATACATAAAGGATGACATGAAACAGGGAAGCACATAAGTAGTGGATGATATAGAAGTCATTGCCACTTATCCCAGATGGCTAGTTGTAtccctgcttattattattaattatacaGCACCATTTGCTTTAAAGACTTTCATTAGCCCCAAAATACCCACCAGGTCCCAGATCCCtgcagcagggagagggaggagtagCAGTGATCTCATTTTAGCAGATATGAACATCACCAGATATACTACTCTTCACAGAAATACTAAAATACAGAATTATCTTTTACTGCTGAGCAGGTCAGTCCATCCCATGAAATGCAGAATGTGTCAATTGTTTTCTGCCCCAAACCAAATTTCAGCTTAATTTTTGGCAAAGTAGAATTGtgtacttaaaaagttgtcaaaTGTAAATGGGTCACTGTTTTCATCTTAAACATCTGTTGTTTATACCCAAGAAAGCACACTGGGGGCAAGGAAATTAATTCCCCAATTGCTGTCAACTGAGTTAGGAAACAGCAATAAACAGCTTACTGTAAAGCCGCTAGCTACAATAAAACTGCTGTCAATAAAGTGCGGCTGATATGGTTTTGCTGTGCCAGAAAAATACATCCTTTGAAAATGAAAATCTGAAATGGTAACTAGAAGATCCTTCCTTGTCCCTGTACACAAAGGAACTATATCAGAAAACTCTGATAGCATTGAACTCTTAgcatctttcccccccctccatgggTGATGCGATTTAAGAAAGTTATACATTGCACATCAATGGGTAAACAAACCCTAATGattcatacacacataaaacactacatgcacacacaaaaggggggaagcaaacCCAGTgaattaaaggaaaggaaaggggcaaGATTCTTGGACCTTTAACTGAATGTCTCTCTGTACAAAAAATATGCTTTATTCTAGCTTATAATTTCCACTGCTGCTATAGAAAATTGTATTATCGCTTAAGGTTATATTCCGTTTTCCATTACAACCTCCTGTTTTCACATGCTTTTCACTTTCCCAATAAACCTTCTTTTCAGCTGAAGTTTTCCACGCTTGGTCTCAGCTCAAAGACGAATTCCTTTAGACAGTTGAACAAAACCTgctaacctttatttatttattatataaggggggagatgtactgtatttccacagtctttccaagttttttttgtgtgtgtgttcatgtgcttgtgtgtgcacacgtgtgtaaataaataaagccagacaCATTTTAAAAGTACCTGTTTGTCCAATCTTTACTGAACCCTGATTTTCTCAAATAGTCAAAACCATAAGACAGTCAAAATCAAAACATTTCAATCAATAAAATGTGTTAAGTCAAATTGTTCATAAGCTGCTGTTTCACAGTGAATTCCCACAACTCCTACTTCTGCCTACAAATCTAGTTTTATGAGAATGCTTAATAGAGGCTTCGCTGGTGTCCTTTTTATCAGCTCTTATCACAAATATAAGGAAATAAATCACTGCACAACAAGCCACCTGGGATGGGACTGTGCCTCTTTAGTTTATTTAACTGCAGCCCTGGCTTCCTGTTGTAGTTTTCAGCAGTGATAAAGGGTGCCTGATGAACTCTATATATATTTTATGGTTATCTATGCTATAATGTAAGATTCTGTCCCATTGGATTTTATGGTAGACACGGTACTACTGGGACATGCAGTTGGCCAAGTGTCCATAAACGTGATTAAAGATCGTTCATACAGTTCACAATAATTGTAGCTCTAGAATGACGCACACACGGAGTAACATAAGGGAGCTATGTTTAGTCAATGGCTCTTTGGCAGGAGACTGGGGGAAATTCACCAACCTAGGTGTTGTCAGGTTTGCCTTCCTATGGGACTGATATTAGTCTTGAGGCAAAGGCTTTATCCAGCAGGGCACTCTGAAAAGTGTAGACCTCAAGATGGCAATATTTTGCAATATTTGACCAGGCTTTGAGTGATTCTATTTTTTCTGAATGGCCGTGAGCAAGAGCTAACCCCAGACAAACATTTTTCGGGAACTAATGACAAAACAATGAGTATTCCTTGTTGTTCTCAGTGAACCTGCTCAGCAAtgccttttctctccctcatatacatctccccacccacacccaccctttACAGACTGTCTCTTTCAATTTTGGCACATATGGCCACATGCCAGGCACTTCTAGAAATGTCTTAAACCTCAACCAGGCTCACTAACAGATACTCCTCCTGGTCCTGGATCAAATACCTCAACCTATTATCCAGCTCCTGGGAGGGCAGCATTTGACACTACACGGGGACGTaacattaaactatggtttaatgctTTGAATGAGCACTCCCTCCTCTGGCACAGACACAGGGAAGCAATTGGAAGCATTTACTTTTATGTTCAACTATCCACAATTGGTTGTTGTAACTGATCCAGACCAATCTGtggttagttttttttaaactatgttttGTCCAAACAAGCCAATTTGAAATTGTGGTTTACGATCTCAGATTGTTCATATAAACCATAGTTTTAACTGATGGATCACACAAAACAAACTGAAGTTTGTTGAAAAGTGGAAGCAATGCCTTCCAATCCCCTCCTCACAACCACATCAGAGGTAAGGGCAGAGCAGAGTTATGTGCATAATGCTATACTAAGGTGTAGCATTTTGTCCAAACCAGGCCATTGCCTTTGAGTGCAATGTGTTCTATGGTATGGCTCCATTTAAGACAGTCATTTCTATTCTTCAGTAACTTATCTGCTCAGAATATCTATCTTCTCATGCCTGACAATAATTTGCTATTGCCGTGCAGGTCTGTTTAATGAAATTTTatacacttatttattttgcagcatagACATAGGTTTTCAAGATTAGTATTTAAGAAATCCTGTGTTTTAGGCACTTAAATTCCAATCCACGGCCCTCTTGATCGTAAGTACTTACATTTAAGTGTATTGCTATGACAATCTTAAATACCTTTGCTAACATCTCTGCTATAGAACTTAGAATAATATCACAGTAACAATGATGTAACATCATAGTTTGTGAAGCTCCATTGGTGTAGTGTTAAATATTCTTTATCACAAGCATTTATTTGCTGCCCTAGCAAATATTATGATCAGTCCATTAACCCCAATGATTCCAATCCATGCTATCCAATGATTCAAATCCAGGCTTGTTAATGATTACTTTTTTTAATTATAGCTATAATTCAATGGACCAAGAAAACCACAGACTGAACCCCATATCTGCTTCAAGACATCTGTAAAAGAATTTGGGATATAAAACAATGTATTTAAAGACAATTAAATCTTCACATTTCACAATACAATTTTGAAAGGTTAAGGTGTTTAGAGCAACCAAAATGCATTGTCTCCTAGTAATAAACTATACTGAGATTGGATATATATTCAAGGTTGCGTTATTAAACTTATTCTGGTGAAGATTTTGTTGATATTTTGCATATTCTTGAAGGACCaacctttgaaaaaaaatctgattttgtgATAGTTCTACTATTTTACAGAGCCATCCTACAGGTTTCATGTGGGTATAAACACAGAGTAATATCTAGATGGTATGTTCACCTGCACAAATCTGGATAGAACAAATGGGAAACCAAATCTTGCACAGCTTTTATATATTTCAACAGGCCCTGTTTGGAAGAAGTTTTCACTGGATTATGTCCCATATTTAGCTGAACAATGACCAAAATAGAGagcatctagatcagccttccccaaagtgtTGGTCGCACTAGCTGGGGATAACTGGATtcgtagttcaacacatctggagggcaccaatttgtgGAAGACTGATCTAGGTAATAGATAGCAGGGTGAAACTCCCACCCTCAAACCCATCCGATATGTCCATCGGTTCTGTTTTATGAGTTACAATCCACTAGACATTCTGAAGAAGCTCTGCTGAACTAAATGGGTGTTATGCCATTACAATCCATTTCAACAGGGCTTGTGAAGGACAACTTCCAGTGGATTGTGTTCTTTGCTCAAACCCTAACCCATTGGAGTAACCATTCACTGATGAATGTTTTGGACCAAACCTTAAAAAAGCAAAAGTAACTATTTTTACACCTAgctcctaaacacatttacttgcaaATAACTCTCATTGGTGTCTACAGAATTCATTTCCAAGTACATGTATTTAGGCTTGCTGCTTTAATTGCCAAGCCTTCATGAAAGGCATAATGACAATGTACCAATTTCTCCATACATCCTGCCATCAATGGCTACAATGTGATAACAGCAAGCAACATAATTTTCACAAAACCAAGAACCTAGATGTCTATTTTTAAACCGAGCCTTGCCATTGAAACCAAAATGGGCAATTGAATCATGTTGTCTTTATACACACCTCAGCCCCTACTCATCTTTCCACTGGTTACAAAAGCGGTTTTCCTGTTGCTATCAAAGAAAAACATCCAGGATCTCAGTGGCTCAGGTGATGCCTTCTCAATTAAGATGATCCAAAATTAAGGCATCAGTTTTGTACTGTTCAAAAGCTTTCTACTATATCAGTGAAACATGGCTCTATctgaataattctggatcatatccATCCTTCCACGGGCTctcaaaacatcatcatcatcatcatatgactcatttaaaacagcacttCTACATTGATAATTGCTAGACTATTAaaactatgcatttttttttaacagcattaAAGAAAAAGATATAATGGGATACGCTGATTTTTATGTTTCCCCGCCCTGAACTGTCAAGTCTCTTGAGTGGTGCTTACATGCTCCGCCAGGTAAATcgttttgtatttgtgattttaatCCTCATTTGACTCCTCAAAGAAGTTAAGTCTCATTCTTGTAACAGAGCCCAGGAAATGAGAACTAAAGTGGAACAGAATCGCTTAACATCAAAACAATTTCAGAGACTTCTGTAACAAAAATGGAAGGGACGGGGTTGCAGGTGTTATCATCTAAACTTACAATCTGCTCATTACACTGAAATTTAATGGtcagtggggtgttgttgttgttcttttgaaGTTGTCTTGACAGACGTGTTCAAATGACCGTGAACATTACTTTGAGGACATAGCAATGCTTCAAAATAGTTATGAAGGAGAGCTCTGTGTGAAGATTTCCTTCCCTCAAATCCCATTTAACGAGTTTATTGAGTGCTCTGGGGGTCATTACTTCAACAAGATACCTCCTAAGTGTGAGCTTTAAATACAGTGCCTTGTTATCAGAGAGATGTTCAAAAGTCAAAATGCAATTCTGAGAAACATAACATACAGCTTGGGAAATGACTCAAGGTAACAGAATGGTCACTATCCATCTCTAATGGCACAAACTTATCAAACCATGCCTTGCCCAGTTCTCTGGCTATGGACCTTGTGATCAACCCAAACAATCCACCATAACTCAGGAGACTATAACGTCAACAGTGATGTGTGCTTGATAGCGAAAGCCTTAGACAATTGATGAAATGAAAACTAAGCACTAAGGAGCTACTGCAAAACATGCTAGCTTAACTACTGGTCGCTTCAGTGCGACTGTCATTAAATAAAAGGTTTCTTTGGCTTTAGTACCAGTTTGAActgtccctcccccccatttcttaTCTACTGCAGGATTGGCAGCAAGCCAGCCCAAGCCACATAGTACCTTAGTGCCATCTACAGGCGCATTCTGACATTCTAATTTAGTGGCAAAGGACAAGCACCAGTGAAATGAATTAGACAGCACCACAGTGAAATCTTTATTAGCAAGGAATTATTTGACCTAAAAAGAAatcacaacccccccccaataacTCCAACCCCCCTAATGCTAGATTTAGTGGAAataggagttttcccagcctccTAATCCTTCTTCATATGGCATATTTCACAGTTTTAAAATGAGTTATGACAAATCACTTTTGCACTACTAATATGAGAACATATttacaatggattttttttctgcataATTCTTGTTTTATTCAAAGCAAATGCATCCCTTTTGAAAGTGTActttggccattttttaaaaacacacacacacacgcacaaaccaACCTAAAAACCCTCTTCTCTAATAGACACACAACTTTACTACTGTACAACAAAAAagcattgtagttcaaaacagagGAAGACTTCCTGGTAGCTTAGTTATAGCCTGCCCAACAAACACAGTGCAACGCAATCTTTGAGCCTATGTGAAGACAAAGTTAACCCCATGAACAACAATAACTTAACAAATGTTCCAGATCAGTTTGAAacaaatgggggcggggggggggacaaaaaaacaaaacacatttcagCCAACCTCATGTGAAACTTCAACTTTTCTTTGATCAGAAGTTAACATATTTAATCCTGAAACAGTCAATATTGTTCTCCCTTTGACTTGAATTTGGCAGACTGAGAAATGAtttttcttcttcgtcttctgTAAACCTCTAGAGTCTATACCGATATATATGTTTTTGATAAACTTTACACAATTGCTTTAAGCTctggagtgtatgtgtgtgtgaatgtgtgtgtgaatgtaccTGTGCATGAGTGCGTGCATACAGttctttctaaaataaaaataaaataaaaatagttggTGACATCTAACTTTGGACCATCCTATTCATTCTACAAATGCATAGTCCTGCTGCCCCAGAGACATAGTAAACGGGCATGTTTtctctgtccccccccctccgTTTTCTATCCAAATTATAACTAAGCTAAAATTACAGCGAAAGAAAAGACATCCTGGCACTTTAATACTGGTTGAGTGGGCACTTGTATGCAGTACTTATAGACCAGTAAAAGTGCTCGTTTACCTGTCTGGTGTGCAAGGGGCCCTTTGTCTTGAAGCCTCCTTGGGAACTGCACTCTGAGGCACTGAAGTGATCTGAACTAGTGGAAGAGCGTTTGGAAAGGGTATCACACCCCCCAACAAAGGTGTTGTCCAAAGGGAGTTCCTGAATCACATGATGTTTTTTCACCGAGACGGGGGTGTCAGGCTTAAGATGGAAAGCAGACTGTGGAGAGGCAGATTTGTAATGCTTCGCAAGGTCAGGGCTGTTAGGCTTAAAAGTGGTTGGTGGTGCAGTGCCCCAGTCAAATCGTCCTATACTTTGCTCCTCCAGCTCAGCTGGAAGGCTAATGGTCCCGTTGATAGGTTCGTGAACTGCATCCTCAGGTTTGGATTCCTCAATGGTAACAAAATTCAACAGGGAACTCTTAGGTGACTTCCGTTTCTTccgcttcttcttcttgttctgttTGTTCTCCTGGTTGGGAGACATCCACTCGGCACCTTGCTTGCTCCTTTGGGCAGCTTTGAACCTGGAAGCATGGCGGCAGCGGACCAGAACGGTGACAAATATTACCACAATGACTACCATGGCACCTGCCACAATTGCAATCATTATTGTCAGGTAGTCCTCATTTTGATAAGGCTGGCTGCTGTCCCCGATGTTCCTATCCAAGGGCGTTTCCATAGTCCTGCGGATCAAGTCATAAATATAAGAGGCATTTCCAGCTGTGTCGTTGACATACAAAAACACAAGGACAAGAGTATGTAGGGATTTAGGATAACCCAGGTCACTAATATTGACCACTAACCGATGCAGCCCCACGTCAGTTGGAGTAGGCTTTTCTTCCAGAGTTATGTTACCTGTCACTGGATCAATACGAAACAAACCTTTGTTGTTTCCGCTTACTATTGTATATTTAAGTTCAGCATTCATTCCCGTGTCAATGTCAACAGCAAAGACTTCAGCCACTACGGAGCCAGGGATAGCCGAGAGAGGTACCAACTTAAAAGAAGTATTAGAAGGTGGGGAGATGACCACGGGGCTGTTGTCGTTAACATCCATGACATTAATGGTGACTTTTGCAGTAGAGGAGCGCGGTGGTTGCCCTCCATCAATAGCCTTGACGTCAAAGGTGTAGGAACTCTGCTGCTCCCGGTCAAAAGAAACATTTGATTTTATAACTCCAGAGTAAGGGTCCAGGACAAAGTTCTCATTGTCATTCAGGATGGAAAGAGTCACAGCTTTATTCTCTCCTGCATCTGCATCAGTCACCGTGATCACTCCTACGGTGCTATACTTTGGTAGGTTCTCCGACACAAAAAATTGAAAATGATTATGAGTAAATTTGGGGCTGTTGTCATTCTCATCCAGTACTGTCACAATCACAGCAGCTTGACTCTGCAGGGGAGGGGTGCCGTTATCTCGGGCTGTAACAGTAAAAATGAACCTCTCCTGCTCTTCTCTGTCAAAGACCCGGGAGGCTGTCAAAACCCCTGTCTTTCGGTCCAAATCAAAAAAAGAAGCATTGGGGCCAAGCTGATAAACAATGTCGGCATTTTTCCCACTGTCCTCATCCGTGGCACTAATAGTGGTTAAGTACAGACCACGGCGGTTGTTTTCAGAAACCGACAGTTCAATTACCGGCTGGCTGAAAATTGGAGGGTTGTCATTCTCATCCTCCAATTTAACTCTTACCAGGGCAGTCTGGTTCAAACTGGGCTTGCCAGAATCGGAGGCAACTATTTTAAAGCTGAATTCTTTGGTGCCCTCGTAGTCCAGCAAAGAAGAGGTCTCTAACAAGTACTGGTTGTCATAAACAGCCTTCAAGTGAAATGGCACCTCTCTCTCAATGAAACAGATCACTTTGCCATTCACATCAGTGTCCTTATCTGAGACTGTAATTAGGGCAATCTTAGTATTGACAGGGTCTTTCTCAGATAAGTACACTGTGCCATTGATGGGACTTATAATGTACCTGAGGTCTATGTTGGGGGGGTTATCATTAACATCAGTCACATTGATAGTAACAGTTGCCCGGGCAGGTGTAGAACTACCATCACTGGCCAGCACTGTCACCTTGTGGATAGCAGTTTCCTCTCGGTCTAAGGCCCTCTGGACTGTAATCAGCCCAGTGGTGTTGTTTAAAGCAAAGAGTCTTTTAGTTGCAGGAGCAACCTGGCCACCAAAAATATATCTGATTTCTGCATTGCTTCCTATATCTGCATCGGTGGCATGAAGCTGAATGACGGAGGTACCTACAGGGGCATTCTCTGGTATGTGAACCTCCACCTGACTCTCTTTAAAAACCGGCCTGTTGTCATTGACATCACTTACTGTGACCTGGAGGATGGCCGTGCTGGATTTCTGCGGGGTTCCACCATCCTCGACTTTGATTTTCATCACATAGGTATCTTTCTGCTCCCGGTCCAAGTTCTGCTGCACTATCAGCTGAGGCCACTTCTCACCTTCCGGCGTTTCCACGATATCCAGCCCAAAGACACTTTGCCCATTCAAAAGTTCGTAGTGCTGCACCCCGTTGAAACCAGTGTCAGGGTCCGTGGCTGATGGGATCGGGAAGCGGCTGTTGATGAGAGTGTTTTCGGGTATGGAGATGTTGATGACAGGGGACGGAAACATAGGGGCATTGTCATTGGTATCCTTCACGATGATTTTGATCTTGATCAGCCGAAAAAAGTCATTGGGGAGAATAACCACCTCCAGTTCAAAGAAGCACTCATTCTCTTCGGCGTAGGCAGCCCCAGCGCAAAGTCTCTCTCGGTCAATTCTGTTGGAGGTGGTAAAGATCTCCCCCGTGGTGCTGGACACTTTCACCAAAGGGGCATCCCCTGCTTTGGAGACCAGTCTGTAGACAAGACTAGCGCTGGTTCCTGTGGCAGCATTGATGTGAGAAATGTTCAAATCCTTTGGTATGTTCCCGATGGGGACGTTTTCTGGCAGCTCCTCTCGGATCGTGTAAATAAGTTCTTGAGCTACAGCAGAATCCAGCCTTAAACAGGCAATCAGGGCAGCCAACAGGTAAAAATCCCTCAGGTCCATGATAATGTGTTTATAGCTCCTTCTCCGGGTTTTAGGATCTCAAGGTTTCCACAAATGAGTGTTGCCTTGTTTGCAAGAGGAGGACTGCAGGATGCATCACATCACAGCTCTTACTTCCCGACAGGCACTGTCAAcacaatcacaacaacaacaaaaaaaaacaagCGTTATTGTCTCATTTTAACTGACACCGCATGGAACTGCCAAGTCCTGCTCCACGtttctgcaaaacacacacacacacacacttgcaaacaAGAAACACTTGCCAcctgcttccttttctctctccctctctctcacacactgtgtttctctctctttcttgtgtgtgtgtgtgtgtgagagagagagagagagagggggggggcaattATTCTCCATGAATGCACCAATATACCACTACTAGTATTTGCACACATTGAGAATGAAATTAACTAGTCGCAGGATTGAGAGGGAAGATGCAATTCATACGCTCGTGCACAAAACAGTCCAGAGCACTGTGCCTATCATTCAATGCTTTCTCTTTCCACCCATAAATGCAAcacaagttaaaaaaataaatttaaaaatgcatagcatGAATTGTACACTAACTGCAACTTAAAGCGCCATGCATCCTCCTCCCCCAATTAAATTACCTAGCTAGATTGTCCTTTCTGCTGGCTCGTATGCTTCATCCTATGCTTGTGCTACTAGATGGTCTAGGATACAGAAGGATTCAGACAAACtgccggtgctgctgctgcttctgctgcagctCTCTGGCTACTTCCCATCCTTATTAACTAAAGGAGACAAAAACAGGACCTCTAGTTTCTTCCCGAgagccaaccaaaatgtcaccttCTCCAGATGTTGCAGTGTGCGGGGCTCGCTTCTGCCTGACAATGTTCAACTTCAACATAAACAGAAGATTTGGGGAGGAGGCGCCTAGGACCAACTCAGAAGCAGCAAGCCAGATGTttacaaagaaaaggcagaaggatGCTATTTGGGAATCTGCTCGTTGGTTtgtttctggatggggttgtgtgtgtgtgtggcgggggggggtgcACACACGATGCAGTCGGTGACACTCAGCTGCCCCTCCGGATGTGTTATTAGCAAGCAGCTGCCACACATAAATACTGCAGCCTAACAGGGCTGGtgaagaaaaaggagaggagagagacTTCTGTTCAGATGCCCTTATGGGAGCAAAGGAAGCTCCAGGCGTCCTTAtggattggggggcggggagagtttGGTCAGAAGCTCTGATCTTACATCTGCATTAAAAGCGACGCGGTGATGTCCGCGAATCATTTCCATTGCCACCGATGCAGGTAGGTAGGGGCTGCGGAGGCAGCAACCTCAACCCCCAGGCAAAGCCGagatttcccttcctccctcacgAAAAGATCTCGAAATCCATTtttaatgccccccacccccttcttcccccccgaAGCGTGTGTAACTTTGCACTTACATCGCCCGCTGTACCTTGTGCCGAGGAACTGCAGCAGCCGCCGCCGTGGGGGGAAGGAGCCGTTCTTCTAAGACCCGGAGAAAGCGCCACACAATGCATCTGGCGCACGAGCCACCAAATTcgtgatttgggggtgggggaggcgtgTGGCGGGGGGTTGGGGACGGAGCttgccgcgggggggggggggaagagagagagagaatcagcaagCAATCGTTAAGGCGGACGCTGCCTCCTTGAGCCCAGAGGTGTTGCTTCGCAGCGGCAAATTAACAACTCCAAAGAACAAATTCACAGTTCTGTCCGGGTTAGTCATCCTCTCTCGGTGCGCGCGCGGATCtcgtctctctctcgctcgctctccccaccgccttccctttttcctgctttatttatttctcttgatggtgatgatgaccgTTATCATCATCAAAGTGATGCTGATCCCTCCTGGGCGTCTGGAACGTGGCGCAGGCGACACCAGCAGCTCCACAAACCCAAGGAAGCCAGGCAGGCGGAGGCAGGCAATCCCCGCGCACTTCTTGTTTAGATCGGCGGCGTGTCACGCTCTGCACCGCACGTTCATTCCCCTCCCTCCGTCTCCCTCTCTCGCCTCATCCGCGTCTAGAAACCGATGAGGAAACTGAGCCCGCAACTTCTTGGTTAGGCTGGTGGCGATGAGGGCGCGCGGAGGGAAACGCCAGGCTCGCCTGGGCTCCGGGCTCCGCGTGGGGCGACGGTTGCCAATCCGAAAGGCTTTATTGCTTTGCTGGAAGGGAGCCGCCGCCGTGCAAgctcgctcgctctccctctccctctccctctcgcaCTCCACTCTCGCTTCTCTTCGCTTTTCTCTCTGAACTGAATTTCTTGATATAACTCTCAATAAGCCCAGAGGGAGGGCGGGAGCCAGGCGAAGCGACGCCCCTCGGCGGTGGCGGATTGGTTGGCTCCGCGCGGGGCGGGGATGGCAGCCAGGCGACGGGCGGACGGGCCCGTCGCTCAGGCGCTGGGGGCGGACGGGCGGGCGGCCGGCGAGCGCGCTGCCTGCTGCTGTGCAGAATGGTTAATAAGGCTGcgggcagcggtggcggcggagGACAAGAGCCGCGCAGGATGCCCCGGCGGAGCCCCGGAACCTCTTTTCGGCGCCAAGGCTCCGATCATACACCTGTCATCATCGGCCTTCCCCGGCTTCTTCTCTTGTAGGAAAGGAGAGCgctcctctgagcatgtgcagagtatctCTGTCTCACCTACTGGTTAGAGAACAGGCCAGGTCTGAGTCGCAGCACCTCTCGCTTTGCAAATCTAATCAATGGAGGCTGGTTCCTCGCTGtcgccccccccccttctttccttACTTGTCTTTCAGTGGGACCAGTCCCGTCTGCCCCACCTCCCACCATGCCCGGGGTAGCCACTGGCTGCTTGTCCGAGTGGGTGACCGGGCACCGAAAGCGACCGCaaggagcagcagctgctgccgcCTTCTCTCGCTCTC contains:
- the PCDH9 gene encoding protocadherin-9 isoform X2; translation: MDLRDFYLLAALIACLRLDSAVAQELIYTIREELPENVPIGNIPKDLNISHINAATGTSASLVYRLVSKAGDAPLVKVSSTTGEIFTTSNRIDRERLCAGAAYAEENECFFELEVVILPNDFFRLIKIKIIVKDTNDNAPMFPSPVINISIPENTLINSRFPIPSATDPDTGFNGVQHYELLNGQSVFGLDIVETPEGEKWPQLIVQQNLDREQKDTYVMKIKVEDGGTPQKSSTAILQVTVSDVNDNRPVFKESQVEVHIPENAPVGTSVIQLHATDADIGSNAEIRYIFGGQVAPATKRLFALNNTTGLITVQRALDREETAIHKVTVLASDGSSTPARATVTINVTDVNDNPPNIDLRYIISPINGTVYLSEKDPVNTKIALITVSDKDTDVNGKVICFIEREVPFHLKAVYDNQYLLETSSLLDYEGTKEFSFKIVASDSGKPSLNQTALVRVKLEDENDNPPIFSQPVIELSVSENNRRGLYLTTISATDEDSGKNADIVYQLGPNASFFDLDRKTGVLTASRVFDREEQERFIFTVTARDNGTPPLQSQAAVIVTVLDENDNSPKFTHNHFQFFVSENLPKYSTVGVITVTDADAGENKAVTLSILNDNENFVLDPYSGVIKSNVSFDREQQSSYTFDVKAIDGGQPPRSSTAKVTINVMDVNDNSPVVISPPSNTSFKLVPLSAIPGSVVAEVFAVDIDTGMNAELKYTIVSGNNKGLFRIDPVTGNITLEEKPTPTDVGLHRLVVNISDLGYPKSLHTLVLVFLYVNDTAGNASYIYDLIRRTMETPLDRNIGDSSQPYQNEDYLTIMIAIVAGAMVVIVVIFVTVLVRCRHASRFKAAQRSKQGAEWMSPNQENKQNKKKKRKKRKSPKSSLLNFVTIEESKPEDAVHEPINGTISLPAELEEQSIGRFDWGTAPPTTFKPNSPDLAKHYKSASPQSAFHLKPDTPVSVKKHHVIQELPLDNTFVGGCDTLSKRSSTSSDHFSASECSSQGGFKTKGPLHTRQSQRRVTFHLPDGSQESCSDSGLGDHEPVGSGTLISHPLPLVQPQDEFYDQASPDKRTEADGNSDPNSDGPLGPRGLAEATEMCTQECLVLGHSDNCWMPPTLGSYQQPKSPLSTFAPQKEWVKKDKLVNGHTLTRTWKEDSNRNQFSDRKQFGSGEGHFNAGNHMTDIPLANLKTYKQVSGAVESPKENQL
- the PCDH9 gene encoding protocadherin-9 isoform X1, which produces MDLRDFYLLAALIACLRLDSAVAQELIYTIREELPENVPIGNIPKDLNISHINAATGTSASLVYRLVSKAGDAPLVKVSSTTGEIFTTSNRIDRERLCAGAAYAEENECFFELEVVILPNDFFRLIKIKIIVKDTNDNAPMFPSPVINISIPENTLINSRFPIPSATDPDTGFNGVQHYELLNGQSVFGLDIVETPEGEKWPQLIVQQNLDREQKDTYVMKIKVEDGGTPQKSSTAILQVTVSDVNDNRPVFKESQVEVHIPENAPVGTSVIQLHATDADIGSNAEIRYIFGGQVAPATKRLFALNNTTGLITVQRALDREETAIHKVTVLASDGSSTPARATVTINVTDVNDNPPNIDLRYIISPINGTVYLSEKDPVNTKIALITVSDKDTDVNGKVICFIEREVPFHLKAVYDNQYLLETSSLLDYEGTKEFSFKIVASDSGKPSLNQTALVRVKLEDENDNPPIFSQPVIELSVSENNRRGLYLTTISATDEDSGKNADIVYQLGPNASFFDLDRKTGVLTASRVFDREEQERFIFTVTARDNGTPPLQSQAAVIVTVLDENDNSPKFTHNHFQFFVSENLPKYSTVGVITVTDADAGENKAVTLSILNDNENFVLDPYSGVIKSNVSFDREQQSSYTFDVKAIDGGQPPRSSTAKVTINVMDVNDNSPVVISPPSNTSFKLVPLSAIPGSVVAEVFAVDIDTGMNAELKYTIVSGNNKGLFRIDPVTGNITLEEKPTPTDVGLHRLVVNISDLGYPKSLHTLVLVFLYVNDTAGNASYIYDLIRRTMETPLDRNIGDSSQPYQNEDYLTIMIAIVAGAMVVIVVIFVTVLVRCRHASRFKAAQRSKQGAEWMSPNQENKQNKKKKRKKRKSPKSSLLNFVTIEESKPEDAVHEPINGTISLPAELEEQSIGRFDWGTAPPTTFKPNSPDLAKHYKSASPQSAFHLKPDTPVSVKKHHVIQELPLDNTFVGGCDTLSKRSSTSSDHFSASECSSQGGFKTKGPLHTRQALNIGDMPKYLWEIWVPDKPWVSQRRVTFHLPDGSQESCSDSGLGDHEPVGSGTLISHPLPLVQPQDEFYDQASPDKRTEADGNSDPNSDGPLGPRGLAEATEMCTQECLVLGHSDNCWMPPTLGSYQQPKSPLSTFAPQKEWVKKDKLVNGHTLTRTWKEDSNRNQFSDRKQFGSGEGHFNAGNHMTDIPLANLKTYKQVSGAVESPKENQL